A genome region from Schaalia sp. 19OD2882 includes the following:
- a CDS encoding glycosyltransferase, with protein sequence MAEGLHVLWLPSWYPSGPQDMNGSFFREQCRALAEAGVQVGVLAPHMSALLEREAAPSLPIAPLDEDGVQVLRFVAPQIIQSTRVLSTWRSVPALMAAFDAYVQANGCPDVIHAHSLYPGAFLAAALSTRTGIPWILTEHRSLSHMRVRTPLGAASERRVVASAARRTGVSIGHAAHLEKRFGSKAGVWEYLPNLLPDMDLPAARARREGFVIGHLSVLDPVKRVDLILRAFEGLHPGCPEARLRIGGPLDTPFGAQVQTLVAKSPAREAVELVGSVSRADIGRFYADIDLFVMPSDSESFGVAFTESLAAGTPVVATATWGGLTIVGPGDGSIVPIGDCDRLAAAIREHVEHPTTADERRSRAQRCMARFGKEAFASRWLSVYEEVVA encoded by the coding sequence ATGGCTGAAGGTCTGCACGTCCTGTGGCTGCCCTCGTGGTACCCGTCGGGCCCACAGGACATGAATGGCTCCTTCTTCCGGGAGCAGTGCCGGGCTCTGGCTGAAGCCGGGGTGCAGGTCGGCGTGCTGGCCCCCCACATGAGTGCCCTCCTTGAGCGGGAGGCGGCGCCCTCGTTGCCCATCGCGCCTTTGGACGAGGACGGTGTGCAGGTCCTGCGTTTCGTGGCTCCGCAGATCATCCAGTCCACCCGGGTTCTGAGCACCTGGAGGTCGGTCCCTGCCCTGATGGCAGCCTTCGACGCATACGTGCAGGCCAACGGTTGCCCCGACGTCATCCACGCCCACAGCCTCTACCCCGGGGCCTTCCTGGCCGCTGCACTGTCCACGCGCACCGGCATCCCGTGGATCCTCACCGAACACCGTTCCCTGTCCCACATGCGCGTGCGCACACCCCTCGGTGCGGCCAGCGAGCGACGAGTCGTCGCATCGGCCGCCCGCAGGACCGGCGTGTCCATCGGGCATGCGGCACACCTGGAAAAGCGCTTCGGGTCGAAGGCCGGCGTCTGGGAGTACCTGCCGAACCTTCTTCCCGACATGGACCTGCCTGCCGCCCGTGCCCGAAGGGAAGGATTCGTCATCGGGCACCTGTCGGTCCTGGACCCCGTCAAACGTGTCGACCTGATCCTGCGGGCCTTCGAAGGCCTCCACCCCGGGTGCCCTGAGGCCAGGTTGCGCATCGGCGGCCCTCTGGACACGCCCTTCGGTGCTCAGGTGCAGACCCTGGTGGCCAAGAGCCCGGCCCGCGAGGCCGTGGAGCTGGTCGGTTCCGTCTCTCGCGCCGACATCGGCCGGTTCTACGCGGACATCGACCTGTTCGTCATGCCGTCGGACTCGGAGTCCTTCGGTGTCGCCTTCACCGAGTCGTTGGCGGCCGGAACCCCTGTCGTGGCCACCGCCACGTGGGGAGGACTCACCATTGTCGGGCCCGGGGACGGGTCAATCGTGCCCATTGGTGACTGCGACCGGCTGGCGGCGGCGATCCGCGAGCACGTGGAGCACCCGACCACTGCCGACGAGCGCCGTTCGCGCGCCCAGAGGTGCATGGCCCGTTTCGGCAAGGAGGCTTTCGCCTCCCGGTGGCTGAGTGTGTACGAAGAGGTGGTCGCATGA
- a CDS encoding acyltransferase, producing the protein MTDTSVSAANRTRPGRRAGFRGDVQGLRAFAVLAVIGVHLWPEFLPGGFAGVDVFFVISGFLITSHLLKELESTGRVRLVRFYT; encoded by the coding sequence GTGACTGACACGTCGGTGTCCGCTGCGAACAGGACGAGGCCGGGGCGCCGGGCGGGCTTCCGTGGGGACGTCCAAGGACTCCGCGCATTCGCCGTCCTGGCCGTCATCGGCGTGCACCTGTGGCCCGAATTCCTGCCCGGCGGCTTCGCAGGCGTCGACGTCTTCTTCGTCATTTCCGGATTCCTCATCACCTCGCACCTGCTCAAGGAGCTGGAATCCACAGGGCGGGTCCGACTGGTCCGCTTCTACACCTGA
- a CDS encoding glycosyltransferase family 4 protein, with product MSPSRPPRPTGGGRPVLMVTRIHLPEAAAASFRLDAVERALVRAGRAVHALTTTVPGQTPTDPEGLRVSRWPALRDKSGYLRGYVPYMSYDLPLFVRLLVAPKASVALVEPPPTTGVVSRIALGARRIPYVWYAPDVWSDATEATDAPAVVKKAVKWMESFAVSGAKAVVAVNDEVAARVRELGARKVHVVPNGIDTDIFSTDGGTPTCDELEAAGVGSRYFVYAGTASEWQGADVFVRALARVRAQHPQVQLLFLGQGSYWPHLAELGERIPDFDGRRAVLFRASVPPEEAARWQRGALASLVSIKPGIGYDFAYPTKVLASLACGTPVLYAGVGPARADVDDFDLGWACDHEVDPVAALMTCAVESEADDQRRERLRAWVVENRSIRATGDRVAAIVQGVARD from the coding sequence ATGAGTCCCAGTCGTCCTCCACGCCCCACAGGAGGCGGTCGCCCGGTGTTGATGGTCACCCGGATCCACCTGCCGGAGGCGGCCGCGGCCTCGTTCCGACTGGACGCGGTCGAAAGAGCCTTGGTGCGCGCTGGCCGCGCTGTGCACGCCCTGACCACCACCGTGCCGGGACAGACGCCCACAGACCCCGAGGGTCTGCGGGTCAGCCGTTGGCCGGCACTTCGCGACAAGAGCGGCTACCTGCGCGGATACGTGCCCTACATGAGCTACGACCTGCCATTGTTCGTGCGCCTGCTGGTCGCGCCCAAAGCGTCGGTGGCTCTGGTCGAACCGCCCCCCACCACCGGAGTCGTGTCCCGCATCGCCCTGGGGGCGCGACGCATCCCCTACGTGTGGTACGCCCCGGACGTGTGGTCGGATGCCACCGAGGCCACCGACGCCCCTGCGGTGGTCAAGAAGGCCGTGAAGTGGATGGAGTCCTTCGCCGTGTCCGGGGCCAAGGCTGTCGTCGCCGTCAATGACGAGGTCGCCGCCCGCGTTCGGGAACTGGGCGCACGAAAGGTCCACGTGGTGCCCAACGGGATCGACACTGACATCTTCAGCACCGATGGCGGCACACCCACCTGCGATGAACTGGAAGCCGCAGGGGTTGGCAGCAGGTACTTCGTCTACGCGGGCACCGCCTCCGAATGGCAGGGGGCCGACGTGTTCGTGCGCGCCCTGGCCCGCGTGCGCGCGCAGCACCCGCAGGTGCAGTTGCTCTTCCTGGGGCAGGGCTCGTACTGGCCGCACCTGGCTGAACTGGGCGAGAGGATCCCCGACTTCGACGGGCGCCGAGCGGTGCTCTTCCGCGCATCCGTGCCACCTGAGGAGGCGGCCCGCTGGCAAAGGGGCGCTCTGGCGTCACTGGTGTCCATCAAGCCGGGCATCGGCTACGACTTCGCCTACCCGACGAAGGTGCTGGCCTCCTTGGCCTGCGGCACCCCCGTCCTCTACGCGGGGGTCGGCCCGGCCAGAGCCGATGTCGACGACTTCGACTTGGGATGGGCCTGCGACCACGAAGTCGACCCGGTGGCCGCCCTCATGACATGTGCCGTCGAATCCGAAGCGGACGACCAGCGCCGGGAACGACTGCGCGCCTGGGTCGTGGAGAACCGGTCGATCCGCGCCACTGGGGACCGGGTGGCCGCCATCGTGCAAGGTGTCGCACGTGACTGA